The Lewinellaceae bacterium genome has a segment encoding these proteins:
- a CDS encoding fatty acid desaturase, translating to MSNTNLAKEVSPLTISLGNEKISFVPETKKAIDIELMLLHIPLLATIAAFSLDYIGWPVFLLLFYVIAMRIFIGNHDRYHASHKARLPRFLEAFSEGLAVVVTPWDEPYDSIRRKHLKHHTTHNPGNSSSLDSHHDPHSVYELGGIVRVFFSCLFYEEIQFYFDLRDKQVTRSRLYRFLIYMPILAIYIFTFGWAKFGVIFLAMRIVGFTAWFVFSWAIHQPLIYKFGFSKQVPTWFKWMFAIMHGRRVTEGCIHHATHHAWPSIPFNQLHKFDVKAYQNPDVAPEMNPIG from the coding sequence ATGAGCAACACAAACCTGGCAAAGGAAGTTTCTCCCTTGACCATTTCATTGGGAAATGAAAAAATTTCTTTTGTTCCCGAAACAAAAAAAGCCATTGACATCGAGTTGATGCTGCTGCACATTCCCTTATTGGCCACCATTGCGGCCTTTAGCCTCGATTATATCGGATGGCCGGTTTTCCTTTTGCTTTTTTATGTGATCGCGATGAGAATTTTCATTGGCAATCACGACCGGTACCATGCCAGCCATAAGGCGAGGCTCCCCCGTTTCCTGGAGGCCTTTTCCGAAGGGCTTGCCGTTGTGGTAACGCCCTGGGACGAGCCTTACGATTCTATCCGCAGGAAACACCTGAAACATCACACCACCCATAACCCAGGGAATTCCTCCTCCCTCGATTCCCATCACGACCCGCATTCCGTTTATGAACTGGGCGGTATCGTACGGGTATTCTTTTCCTGTTTGTTTTACGAGGAGATCCAGTTTTATTTTGACCTTCGGGATAAGCAGGTCACCCGAAGCAGACTTTACCGGTTTTTGATCTACATGCCGATTTTGGCCATATACATTTTTACCTTTGGCTGGGCAAAATTCGGGGTGATATTTCTGGCCATGAGAATCGTCGGCTTCACGGCCTGGTTTGTTTTTTCCTGGGCCATTCACCAGCCGCTGATCTATAAATTCGGATTTTCAAAACAGGTTCCAACCTGGTTTAAATGGATGTTCGCCATCATGCACGGAAGGCGGGTAACGGAAGGCTGCATTCACCATGCCACCCATCATGCGTGGCCCAGCATTCCTTTCAATCAATTACATAAATTTGATGTGAAAGCTTACCAAAATCCTGATGTGGCTCCTGAAATGAACCCCATCGGCTGA